A single region of the Plantactinospora soyae genome encodes:
- a CDS encoding DUF2231 domain-containing protein has product MESRIKVLGHPVHPMLVMFPIALFVAAVIFDVIDVAGGPGFLGELAYWNILVGLIGGVLAVVAGAVDLLAIPSGTRAKRVGVAHAATNIAVLLLFAAIWAVRMAADDRAAGGALVAIEVVAIAGAALGAWLGGELVDRLGVGVDPDADLNASSSLRPRAADRQLGDIR; this is encoded by the coding sequence ATGGAGAGCCGGATCAAGGTACTGGGACACCCGGTACATCCGATGCTGGTGATGTTCCCGATCGCCCTCTTCGTGGCCGCGGTGATCTTCGACGTCATCGACGTCGCCGGCGGACCTGGCTTCCTGGGCGAGCTGGCGTACTGGAACATCCTGGTCGGCCTGATCGGCGGGGTACTGGCGGTGGTGGCCGGCGCGGTGGACCTGCTGGCCATTCCGTCCGGGACCCGGGCCAAGCGGGTCGGTGTCGCGCACGCCGCGACCAACATCGCCGTGCTGCTGCTCTTCGCCGCGATCTGGGCGGTCCGGATGGCCGCCGACGACCGGGCCGCCGGCGGCGCACTGGTCGCGATCGAGGTGGTCGCGATCGCCGGCGCCGCGCTCGGTGCCTGGCTCGGCGGGGAACTGGTGGACCGGCTGGGCGTCGGGGTGGACCCGGACGCCGACCTCAACGCCTCCAGCTCGCTCCGCCCCAGGGCCGCCGACCGCCAGCTGGGCGACATTCGTTGA
- a CDS encoding WXG100 family type VII secretion target codes for MTAFGGGLSSGTVAVNFGAVGAAGDQLVNSAGAISGVLGDLDRALSPVRESWYNSGSSSGAQAQIAEQNLRAALTEMSTIIQNLGGLLKTSAAEAAQLDSSLGNRFQVG; via the coding sequence ATGACGGCATTCGGCGGCGGGTTGTCCAGCGGCACGGTGGCGGTGAACTTCGGCGCGGTCGGTGCGGCCGGTGACCAGTTGGTCAACTCGGCCGGGGCGATCAGTGGGGTGCTCGGCGACCTGGACCGGGCACTGAGTCCGGTACGGGAGTCCTGGTACAACTCCGGCAGCTCCTCGGGAGCCCAGGCTCAGATCGCGGAGCAGAATCTACGGGCGGCACTGACCGAGATGAGCACGATCATCCAGAACCTTGGCGGCCTGCTCAAGACGTCGGCGGCCGAGGCAGCCCAACTGGACAGCTCGCTCGGCAACCGGTTCCAGGTCGGCTAG
- a CDS encoding WXG100 family type VII secretion target, whose product MASQGFLVDESVMAKAATDFEGTAESIRALMRTLDNNVNSTVGAAQAFNGSARLAFDQNRILLNEKIQKANLALAEIAQGFRTVMGTHTQQDQERTRSINQVSAGSSGAIVSGLNG is encoded by the coding sequence ATGGCTTCCCAGGGGTTTCTAGTCGACGAGTCGGTGATGGCGAAGGCGGCCACCGACTTCGAGGGCACGGCCGAGAGCATCAGGGCGTTGATGAGGACGCTCGACAACAACGTGAACAGCACGGTCGGTGCCGCCCAGGCCTTCAACGGCTCCGCGCGGCTCGCCTTCGACCAGAACCGGATCCTGCTGAACGAGAAGATCCAGAAGGCCAACCTCGCGCTCGCCGAGATCGCACAGGGCTTCCGGACCGTCATGGGTACGCACACGCAGCAGGACCAGGAGCGTACGAGATCGATCAACCAGGTGAGCGCGGGCAGTTCGGGCGCCATCGTCAGCGGACTCAACGGCTGA
- the eccCa gene encoding type VII secretion protein EccCa, producing the protein MSELSLPGVRRVAAPQAPSGEIVLESPPSLVKGNAQAMMHLLFMVPMMLGMGGMSFVYIGRAGGVMTYLFGGLFVLVMVGMIVMALASGRQASKAKINEERRDYQRYLAGLRRKVHDVAERQRAASTFGQLDPADLWTFADSPRLWERRRSDPDFAQVRIGMGPQRLATPLRSPQTAPLEDLDPVSSTALRHFIRAYSTVPDLPVAISLRAFTRIGISGPRAGVLGLVRALLAQLVTFHSPGDLRIGLCPAPDRAAEWDWAKWLPHVQHAVHSDAVGPVRLVASDLDALAELFGADLGTRPPFTRRAGMGFDVPHLVVVVDSGRTHGATRLAPETGLHGVTIIEIAETAPTETVPNVLFLHVADDRLGMLADSAATTSLSFLGTPDRLDAAAAEAMARGLAPRFRSAAPAAETPLSSTFGLAMLLGLGDPRDTDPAITWQPRSPRQRLRVPLGLDPQGRPVELDLKESAEDGMGPHGLVIGATGSGKSELLRTLVSGLAVTHSSETLNLALIDFKGGATFAGMTELPHTCAVITNLSEDLALVDRMADAINGELVRRQELLRSAGNFASVRDYERARETGAELAPLPALLVIIDEFSELLSSRPEFIDLFVQIGRLGRSLAVHLLLASQRLEEGRLRGLEAHLSYRIGLRTFSASESRAVLGVPDAYQLPAVPGSAYLKTDTDTLQRLKAAYVSGELPPRDTGPGPIALPGRRVLPFTLARVVPAIPPPPPPPVPIPGAPVPVGTGETTMTAMLSRLTGKGPAAHQIWLPPLDEPPTLDQLLPPLGVDPERGLCPRDWTGNGGLVVPVGLVDRPFEQRREELWFDLTGAAGSVLVIGAPQSGKSTFLRGVVGALALTHTPREVQFFLLDMGGGALGPMAGLPHVSGHAVRRDVERCRRVVAEVGTLLAEREQYFAEQGIDSVATFRQRRTANAGADADEREFGDVFLVVDDWATIRQEYDYLEDAIIRIATRGLGFGIHVLLSTTWWLNVPTPLRDSLGTRVELRLGDPGDSMIDRRAAHNVPAGAPGRGITAQRLQMLGALSRMDGDQDPGTLGVGAADLVTRVAAAWPGPPAPPVRLLPRMVPLDSLAGEFAIPGRGIPLGIAEDDLGPVSLDFDAEPHFLAFADVESGKSGLLRTIAQGITRRYTPAEARIIIADYRRGLLGLVGPEHLLGYASSEPALLDMVGQVATAMRDRLPGPDITPEQLRRRDWWQGRELFLLIDDYELVATPGKLTHPLQPLLEYLPHARDIGLHVVVARGSGGAARAMFDPVLQRIRELGSPGLVMSGSKDEGALIGDVKSGPQPAGRGTLVRRRTGPMLVQVAWTPPVE; encoded by the coding sequence ATGAGCGAGCTGTCGCTGCCGGGGGTCCGTCGCGTCGCCGCGCCCCAGGCGCCGTCCGGCGAGATCGTCCTGGAGTCGCCGCCCAGCCTGGTGAAGGGCAACGCCCAGGCGATGATGCACCTGCTCTTCATGGTGCCGATGATGTTGGGCATGGGCGGCATGTCCTTCGTCTACATCGGACGTGCCGGCGGCGTGATGACGTACCTGTTCGGCGGGCTGTTCGTTCTGGTGATGGTCGGCATGATCGTGATGGCGCTGGCGAGCGGCCGGCAGGCGTCCAAGGCCAAAATCAACGAGGAGCGCCGGGACTACCAGCGCTACCTCGCCGGGCTGCGCCGGAAGGTCCACGACGTGGCCGAGCGGCAGCGCGCCGCGAGCACCTTCGGCCAGCTGGACCCGGCCGACCTCTGGACCTTCGCCGACAGCCCCCGGCTGTGGGAACGGCGCCGCTCCGACCCGGACTTCGCCCAGGTACGGATCGGGATGGGTCCGCAACGGCTGGCCACCCCGCTGCGCTCCCCGCAGACCGCACCGCTGGAGGACCTCGACCCGGTCTCGTCCACCGCGCTGCGACACTTCATCCGGGCGTACTCGACGGTGCCGGACCTGCCGGTGGCGATCTCGCTGCGGGCGTTCACCCGGATCGGCATCAGCGGCCCCCGGGCCGGGGTGCTCGGTCTCGTCCGCGCACTGCTGGCCCAGCTCGTCACCTTCCACTCGCCCGGCGACCTCCGGATCGGGCTGTGCCCGGCGCCGGACCGCGCCGCCGAGTGGGACTGGGCCAAGTGGCTCCCGCACGTGCAGCACGCCGTGCACAGCGACGCGGTCGGGCCGGTCCGGCTGGTCGCGTCCGACCTCGACGCCCTCGCCGAACTGTTCGGCGCCGACCTCGGCACCCGGCCGCCGTTCACCCGACGCGCCGGCATGGGATTCGACGTACCGCACCTCGTGGTCGTGGTCGACTCCGGCCGTACCCACGGGGCCACCCGGCTGGCCCCGGAGACCGGCCTGCACGGCGTCACCATCATCGAGATCGCCGAGACGGCGCCGACCGAGACGGTGCCGAACGTGCTGTTCCTGCACGTGGCCGACGACCGGCTCGGCATGCTCGCCGACTCGGCCGCGACCACCAGCCTGAGCTTCCTCGGCACCCCGGACCGGCTCGACGCCGCCGCCGCCGAGGCCATGGCCAGGGGGTTGGCCCCGAGGTTCCGGAGCGCGGCCCCGGCCGCCGAGACCCCGCTGTCGAGCACGTTCGGCCTGGCCATGCTGCTCGGCCTCGGCGATCCGAGGGACACCGACCCGGCGATCACCTGGCAGCCCCGCTCCCCCCGGCAACGGCTGCGCGTGCCGCTCGGCCTCGATCCGCAGGGCCGACCGGTCGAACTCGACCTGAAGGAGTCGGCGGAGGACGGGATGGGGCCGCACGGCCTGGTGATCGGCGCGACCGGCTCGGGAAAGAGCGAGCTGCTGCGCACCCTGGTCAGCGGCCTGGCCGTCACCCACTCCTCGGAGACGCTGAACCTCGCGCTGATCGACTTCAAGGGCGGCGCGACGTTCGCCGGGATGACCGAACTGCCGCACACCTGCGCGGTGATCACCAACCTCTCCGAGGACCTGGCGCTGGTCGACCGGATGGCGGACGCGATCAACGGCGAGCTGGTACGCCGGCAGGAACTGCTCCGGTCGGCCGGCAACTTCGCCTCCGTCCGGGACTACGAACGGGCCCGCGAGACCGGCGCCGAACTGGCGCCGCTCCCCGCACTGCTGGTGATCATCGACGAGTTCAGCGAACTGCTCTCCAGCCGCCCCGAGTTCATCGACCTGTTCGTGCAGATCGGCCGGCTCGGGCGCAGCCTCGCGGTGCACCTGCTGCTCGCCTCGCAGCGCCTGGAGGAGGGCCGGCTGCGCGGGCTGGAGGCGCACCTGTCGTACCGGATCGGGCTGCGTACCTTCTCCGCGTCGGAGAGCCGTGCGGTGCTCGGGGTGCCGGACGCGTACCAACTGCCGGCGGTGCCGGGATCGGCGTACCTGAAGACCGACACCGACACGTTGCAGCGGCTCAAGGCCGCGTACGTCTCGGGCGAGTTGCCGCCCCGGGACACCGGCCCGGGGCCGATCGCGTTGCCGGGCCGCCGGGTGCTGCCGTTCACCCTGGCCCGGGTCGTACCCGCGATCCCGCCGCCACCTCCGCCGCCGGTCCCGATCCCGGGCGCACCGGTACCGGTCGGCACCGGCGAGACGACGATGACGGCGATGCTCTCCCGGCTCACCGGAAAGGGGCCGGCCGCGCACCAGATCTGGCTGCCCCCGCTGGACGAGCCGCCGACCCTCGACCAGTTGCTGCCGCCGCTCGGGGTCGACCCGGAACGCGGGCTCTGCCCCCGGGACTGGACCGGCAACGGCGGGCTCGTGGTGCCGGTGGGCCTGGTGGACCGGCCGTTCGAGCAGCGCCGCGAGGAGCTGTGGTTCGATCTCACCGGCGCGGCCGGCAGCGTCCTGGTGATCGGCGCCCCGCAGAGCGGCAAGAGCACCTTCCTGCGCGGGGTCGTCGGCGCCCTCGCACTCACCCACACCCCGCGCGAGGTGCAGTTCTTCCTGCTCGACATGGGTGGCGGCGCGCTCGGTCCGATGGCCGGACTGCCGCACGTCAGCGGCCACGCCGTCCGGCGCGACGTCGAGCGGTGCCGTCGGGTGGTCGCCGAGGTCGGCACGCTGCTCGCCGAGCGGGAGCAGTACTTCGCCGAACAGGGCATCGACTCGGTCGCCACCTTCCGGCAGCGGCGTACGGCGAACGCCGGGGCAGACGCCGATGAGCGGGAGTTCGGTGACGTGTTCCTCGTCGTCGACGACTGGGCCACGATCCGCCAGGAGTACGACTACCTCGAGGACGCCATCATCAGGATCGCCACCCGTGGGCTGGGTTTCGGCATCCACGTGCTGCTCTCGACGACGTGGTGGCTGAACGTGCCGACCCCGTTGCGGGACAGCCTCGGCACCAGGGTGGAGCTGCGGCTCGGCGATCCGGGCGACTCGATGATCGACCGGCGGGCCGCGCACAACGTACCGGCCGGTGCCCCGGGGCGCGGGATCACGGCACAGCGGCTACAGATGTTGGGCGCACTTTCCCGGATGGACGGTGACCAGGACCCCGGAACCCTCGGCGTGGGAGCGGCGGACCTGGTCACCCGGGTCGCCGCGGCCTGGCCCGGCCCGCCGGCCCCACCGGTACGGCTGCTGCCCCGGATGGTGCCGCTGGACAGCCTCGCCGGGGAGTTCGCCATCCCGGGGCGCGGGATTCCGCTCGGCATTGCCGAGGACGACCTCGGACCGGTCAGCCTCGATTTCGACGCGGAACCGCACTTCCTGGCCTTCGCCGACGTCGAGAGCGGCAAGAGCGGTCTGCTGCGGACGATCGCGCAGGGCATCACCCGCCGCTACACCCCCGCCGAGGCCCGGATCATCATCGCGGACTACCGGCGTGGCCTGCTCGGCCTGGTCGGCCCGGAACACCTGCTCGGGTACGCCAGTTCCGAGCCGGCCCTGCTGGACATGGTCGGCCAGGTGGCGACGGCGATGCGGGACCGGCTGCCCGGCCCGGACATCACCCCGGAACAGTTGCGCCGCCGGGACTGGTGGCAGGGCCGGGAGCTGTTTCTGCTGATCGACGACTACGAACTGGTCGCCACGCCGGGAAAGCTCACCCATCCGTTGCAGCCGCTGCTGGAGTACCTGCCGCACGCCCGGGACATCGGCCTGCACGTGGTGGTCGCCCGGGGCAGTGGCGGTGCGGCCCGGGCGATGTTCGACCCGGTACTCCAGCGGATCCGGGAACTCGGCTCGCCGGGGCTGGTGATGTCCGGCAGCAAGGACGAGGGCGCGCTGATCGGCGACGTCAAGTCCGGCCCGCAGCCGGCCGGGCGCGGCACGCTGGTACGTCGGCGTACCGGTCCGATGCTGGTCCAGGTCGCCTGGACGCCGCCGGTCGAATGA
- a CDS encoding WXG100 family type VII secretion target — protein MRPRTDFSRYSHGQLYQMLHHGDEATTRAIADSWDGIGARLHEQASNLEIKLARFRQQWQGGAAEQYQLMISDLSTGLRRIGDAAFAVRDVAHDAGDALVKAKAWMPVPVEVPEVSALTVFLATTPQAVDPLASGQEVAQLRQRQSDAATELFRHQQAVQASDAAHARAVAVMNELAVAYQMAEGGIPVPPEAAGAAGVPADGDGTSGWGQVDAAGADPGSGTGRPVFGTMFTAGVAAAAAATAGRLGARIVPPVPGWAKNKKADKSAGTSAAGRADVGTGSAGLGGLGGGGVTGVGGGVGGSGQPAVPAAHSGLTGAGSAVGQSAAALRAATGAAGMGAGMMPMMPFMPFAPTGGDMGGSRRTPPWLTETEDVWGESSIITPPVLGEDPPDDRHQPLEFPY, from the coding sequence ATGCGTCCGCGTACCGACTTCTCCCGCTACAGCCACGGGCAGCTCTACCAGATGCTGCACCACGGCGACGAGGCGACCACGCGCGCGATCGCGGACTCCTGGGACGGCATCGGCGCCCGGCTGCACGAACAGGCCAGCAATCTTGAGATCAAGCTCGCCCGGTTCCGGCAGCAGTGGCAGGGCGGCGCCGCCGAGCAGTACCAACTGATGATCAGTGATCTGAGCACCGGGCTGCGGCGGATCGGGGACGCGGCGTTCGCCGTCCGGGACGTGGCGCACGACGCCGGTGACGCGCTGGTGAAGGCGAAGGCCTGGATGCCGGTTCCGGTCGAGGTGCCGGAGGTCTCCGCTCTGACGGTGTTCCTGGCGACCACACCGCAGGCGGTGGATCCGCTCGCGTCCGGCCAGGAGGTCGCGCAGTTGCGGCAGCGACAGTCCGACGCGGCGACCGAACTGTTCCGGCACCAGCAGGCGGTGCAGGCGTCCGACGCGGCGCACGCCAGGGCGGTGGCGGTGATGAACGAGTTGGCCGTCGCGTACCAGATGGCCGAGGGCGGCATCCCGGTTCCGCCCGAGGCCGCCGGTGCGGCGGGCGTGCCGGCCGACGGGGACGGCACGTCGGGGTGGGGGCAGGTGGACGCCGCCGGGGCAGACCCGGGAAGCGGCACCGGCAGGCCGGTCTTCGGCACCATGTTCACCGCCGGAGTCGCCGCCGCCGCGGCGGCCACCGCCGGGCGGCTCGGCGCGCGGATCGTTCCGCCGGTGCCGGGCTGGGCGAAGAACAAGAAGGCCGACAAGAGCGCGGGTACGTCCGCCGCCGGGCGGGCCGACGTCGGCACCGGCTCCGCTGGCCTGGGTGGACTGGGCGGCGGTGGCGTGACGGGGGTCGGTGGCGGTGTCGGCGGGTCCGGTCAGCCGGCCGTTCCGGCGGCCCACAGCGGCCTGACCGGAGCCGGGTCGGCGGTCGGCCAGTCGGCCGCGGCCCTCCGCGCCGCCACCGGCGCGGCCGGGATGGGCGCCGGAATGATGCCGATGATGCCGTTCATGCCGTTCGCCCCCACCGGCGGGGACATGGGCGGATCCCGTCGTACTCCGCCCTGGCTGACCGAGACCGAGGACGTCTGGGGCGAGTCGTCGATCATCACGCCGCCGGTGCTCGGCGAGGACCCGCCGGACGACCGGCACCAGCCGTTGGAGTTCCCGTACTAG
- a CDS encoding Hsp20/alpha crystallin family protein, with amino-acid sequence MGEPGRGGGDRGGADRGWDPFGELQALRAELRRLVGSAVGGRGSSPDIELHQADDGWTVIARLPGVAPEEVALELDDRELCVRARSEAEVNADHGMAGSGTQTRSFEHRVQLPAPVDPDRIDAVMDHGLLTVTLRKAARPGRRTITIGTRRYDPGQRSGGTTGSRPAVDPAADRELHRPDTAVGTPAPRFTG; translated from the coding sequence ATGGGTGAGCCAGGACGTGGCGGGGGAGACCGTGGCGGAGCAGATCGGGGCTGGGATCCGTTCGGCGAGTTGCAGGCGCTGCGAGCGGAGCTGCGCCGGCTGGTGGGCTCCGCGGTGGGTGGCCGGGGCAGTTCGCCCGACATCGAGCTGCACCAGGCCGACGACGGCTGGACCGTGATCGCGCGGCTGCCCGGGGTCGCCCCCGAGGAGGTGGCACTCGAACTCGACGACCGCGAGCTGTGTGTCCGGGCCCGGTCCGAGGCCGAGGTGAACGCGGATCACGGAATGGCGGGCAGCGGAACCCAGACCCGCTCGTTCGAGCACCGGGTGCAGCTGCCCGCGCCGGTTGACCCGGACCGGATCGACGCCGTGATGGACCACGGACTCCTCACCGTCACGCTGCGCAAGGCGGCCCGGCCCGGCCGCCGCACCATCACCATCGGCACCCGACGCTACGACCCGGGCCAGCGCTCTGGGGGTACGACCGGCTCCCGGCCCGCCGTCGACCCGGCCGCCGACCGGGAACTGCACCGCCCGGACACCGCCGTGGGCACTCCGGCGCCCCGGTTCACCGGCTGA
- the eccD gene encoding type VII secretion integral membrane protein EccD encodes MSAPSAVPPNGAVSGLRRVTVVAPRARMDVGLPVQCTLAELIPQLVQLAGAATQPGPEGAGWALSRIGGPPIPPGLTVAAASLTDGEILQLSARTGYETPPLYDDVVDAIASAARTRRGAWRPRVGRRLGLATASVLFTGTTALVLAGLSGQPQAPVAVGVIAVALLLAGGALARAYGDVAAASACAGAGLVAAGLAGITALAPHEVWPVGSGSLAIGLGALTLYAALTVAVVHRHPWFVSVLVASAAGALVTASVLLFGTSAPNVAAIGVTLLTGATALAPMISLRLARLPLPSVPEDMESFREDERPALGSEVLDATSAAAGLLTALVAALGVAVAGCAAVVLGEGSVWSSILVGLVGVAWLLRSRSYAGAAQRVCMVVVGLVVLAGLGWRLPSVLGPSWLFAVAVVVAAAGALCLVYADRVVRNIHSPFTGRWLDICEYLVLISLIPVAAAMAGVYNAVRDAVG; translated from the coding sequence GTGAGCGCGCCGTCCGCGGTGCCACCGAACGGGGCGGTCTCCGGGCTGCGCCGGGTCACCGTGGTCGCGCCGCGCGCCCGGATGGACGTCGGGCTGCCGGTGCAGTGCACCCTGGCCGAGCTGATCCCGCAACTGGTCCAGCTGGCCGGGGCGGCGACACAGCCCGGGCCGGAGGGCGCCGGCTGGGCGTTGTCCCGGATCGGTGGACCGCCGATCCCGCCCGGGTTGACCGTCGCCGCCGCGTCCCTGACCGACGGCGAGATCCTCCAGCTCAGCGCCCGCACTGGGTACGAGACGCCACCGCTGTACGACGACGTGGTGGACGCGATCGCCAGCGCCGCCCGGACCCGGCGGGGCGCCTGGCGGCCGAGGGTGGGACGGCGACTCGGCCTGGCCACGGCCTCGGTGCTGTTCACCGGTACGACGGCACTGGTGCTGGCCGGGCTGTCCGGGCAACCCCAGGCACCCGTCGCCGTCGGCGTGATCGCGGTGGCGCTGCTGCTCGCCGGCGGCGCCCTCGCCAGGGCGTACGGGGACGTGGCGGCGGCGAGCGCCTGCGCCGGTGCGGGACTGGTCGCCGCCGGACTCGCCGGGATCACCGCGTTGGCGCCGCACGAGGTATGGCCGGTCGGCTCCGGCTCGCTCGCCATCGGGCTCGGCGCGTTGACGCTGTACGCGGCGTTGACGGTGGCCGTCGTGCACCGGCATCCGTGGTTCGTCTCCGTACTCGTCGCCTCGGCGGCCGGCGCCCTGGTCACCGCGAGCGTGCTGCTCTTCGGCACGAGTGCGCCGAACGTCGCGGCGATCGGGGTCACCCTGCTGACCGGCGCCACCGCGCTCGCCCCGATGATCTCACTGCGCCTGGCCCGGCTGCCGCTGCCGAGCGTGCCGGAGGACATGGAGTCGTTCCGCGAGGACGAACGCCCGGCGCTCGGCTCGGAGGTGCTCGACGCGACGTCGGCGGCGGCCGGGCTGCTGACCGCGTTGGTCGCCGCGCTGGGCGTGGCGGTGGCCGGCTGCGCCGCCGTGGTGCTCGGCGAGGGTTCGGTGTGGTCGTCGATCCTGGTCGGGCTGGTCGGCGTCGCCTGGCTGCTGCGGTCCCGGTCCTACGCGGGGGCGGCGCAACGGGTCTGCATGGTCGTGGTCGGGCTGGTCGTGCTGGCCGGTCTGGGCTGGCGACTGCCGTCCGTGCTCGGCCCCAGTTGGCTGTTCGCCGTGGCGGTGGTGGTCGCGGCGGCCGGCGCGCTGTGCCTGGTCTACGCCGACCGGGTGGTCCGGAACATCCACTCGCCGTTCACCGGGCGCTGGCTGGACATCTGCGAATACCTCGTGCTGATCTCGCTGATCCCGGTCGCCGCGGCGATGGCCGGCGTCTACAACGCGGTACGGGACGCGGTCGGCTGA
- a CDS encoding WXG100 family type VII secretion target: protein MNTGQVTAIIQAGFLLLAEATKDVTGSPGELRTRANECSRCAEETTSTANSIRETIARLGQTWNGQAYDRCNQSSTDLTQQLLNILRRDLEQESQRLNSAATALTQAKSAVDQQKQNFTSQANSIIQTMMQEIARARALPSPADRIMMMLAILKAVQAALSAKQSAQSASDTTKNQLSGVLSTLFSSTGAANQLVATR, encoded by the coding sequence ATGAACACAGGTCAGGTGACGGCGATCATCCAAGCCGGGTTCTTGTTGCTGGCCGAGGCGACCAAGGACGTCACGGGGTCTCCCGGCGAGTTGCGGACGAGGGCGAACGAGTGTTCCCGGTGTGCCGAGGAGACCACGTCCACCGCGAACAGCATCCGAGAGACCATCGCCAGGCTGGGACAGACCTGGAACGGTCAGGCGTACGACAGGTGCAACCAGTCCTCGACGGACCTCACCCAGCAGCTGCTCAACATCCTGCGGCGCGACCTGGAGCAGGAGAGCCAGCGGCTGAACAGTGCCGCCACGGCGCTGACCCAGGCGAAGAGCGCCGTGGACCAGCAGAAGCAGAACTTCACGTCACAGGCGAACAGCATCATCCAGACGATGATGCAGGAGATCGCCAGGGCCAGGGCCCTGCCCTCGCCGGCGGACCGGATCATGATGATGCTGGCGATTCTCAAGGCCGTCCAGGCGGCGCTGTCCGCCAAGCAGAGCGCCCAGTCGGCGTCGGACACGACGAAGAACCAGCTCAGCGGCGTGTTGTCGACGCTGTTCAGCAGCACCGGCGCGGCCAACCAGCTGGTAGCAACCCGCTGA
- a CDS encoding YbaB/EbfC family nucleoid-associated protein yields the protein MSVRPDDGTEMPPEIAEAIAQLEHQRHEADRIRQAVDQLVVKGASRGNEVVATVRGTGRITEVSIEPEVLRRYDAYDIGVLVTEAVNNAQDRLAKATEARFAPLLAAADRLVSSV from the coding sequence ATGAGCGTCAGACCGGACGACGGTACCGAGATGCCGCCGGAGATCGCCGAGGCGATCGCGCAACTGGAGCACCAGCGACACGAGGCCGACCGGATCCGGCAGGCCGTCGACCAACTGGTCGTCAAGGGGGCGTCCCGGGGCAACGAGGTGGTCGCCACCGTACGGGGCACCGGCCGGATCACCGAGGTCTCGATCGAACCGGAGGTCCTGCGCCGCTACGACGCGTACGACATCGGTGTGCTCGTGACCGAGGCGGTCAACAACGCCCAGGACCGGCTCGCCAAGGCGACCGAGGCCCGGTTCGCGCCGTTGCTCGCGGCCGCCGACCGGCTCGTCTCCTCGGTGTGA
- a CDS encoding glycosyltransferase family 9 protein has translation MIGKVRDLVGDVERIAVLRANALGDFIFALPALDALRASYPGAELVLIGAPWHERLLRDRPGPVDRVLVVPPAHGIRVAGPDEPAPSAESMSRFLDAARRERFDIALQMHGGGANSNPLVAGLGARVTAGLRAEDAPPLDRWLRYVYYQPEIVRYQEVAGLVGASPTGLVPRLAATDADLAEARAVLGEPDRPRIALHPGASDPRRRWPAERFAEVADQLVADGYDVLVTGTPDERELAERVVAAARLPVRSLVGELTLGGLIGCFAGCAVVVSNDTGPVHVAAALDVPTVGIFWVGNLINCAVPLRGRHRPIGSWTLHCPVCGVDCSRELYPARGGGEACPHRVSFVTDVPVVEVLEAVADLTRPPGVEDGGQPTASRTAL, from the coding sequence ATGATCGGCAAGGTGCGCGACCTGGTCGGTGACGTCGAGCGGATCGCCGTACTCCGGGCCAACGCGCTCGGCGACTTCATCTTCGCGCTGCCGGCCCTGGATGCGCTGCGGGCCAGCTATCCGGGCGCCGAACTGGTGCTGATCGGCGCGCCCTGGCACGAGCGCCTGCTCCGGGACCGGCCCGGACCCGTCGACCGGGTCCTGGTGGTGCCGCCCGCGCACGGCATCCGGGTCGCCGGACCCGACGAGCCGGCACCATCGGCGGAGTCGATGAGCCGGTTCCTGGACGCGGCCCGCCGGGAGCGGTTCGACATCGCCCTACAGATGCACGGCGGTGGGGCGAACTCCAATCCACTCGTCGCCGGGCTCGGTGCCCGGGTGACCGCCGGGCTGCGGGCCGAGGACGCCCCGCCGCTGGACCGCTGGCTGCGCTACGTCTACTACCAGCCGGAGATCGTCCGCTACCAGGAGGTCGCCGGTCTGGTGGGCGCCAGCCCGACCGGTCTGGTGCCCCGGCTGGCCGCGACCGACGCGGACCTGGCCGAGGCGCGGGCGGTGCTCGGCGAACCGGACCGGCCGAGGATCGCGCTGCATCCCGGTGCGAGCGACCCGCGCCGACGCTGGCCGGCCGAACGCTTCGCCGAGGTAGCCGACCAGCTGGTCGCCGACGGGTACGACGTGCTGGTCACCGGTACGCCGGACGAGCGCGAACTCGCCGAGCGGGTGGTCGCGGCGGCCCGGCTTCCGGTGCGCTCGCTGGTCGGGGAGCTGACGCTGGGCGGCCTGATCGGCTGTTTCGCGGGCTGCGCGGTGGTGGTCTCCAACGACACCGGACCGGTGCACGTCGCCGCCGCACTGGACGTCCCGACGGTGGGCATCTTCTGGGTCGGCAACCTGATCAACTGCGCCGTACCGCTGCGGGGCCGGCACCGGCCGATCGGCTCCTGGACCCTGCACTGCCCGGTCTGCGGCGTCGACTGCAGCCGGGAGCTCTATCCGGCCCGGGGCGGCGGCGAGGCCTGTCCACACCGGGTCTCGTTCGTCACCGACGTACCGGTGGTGGAGGTGCTGGAGGCGGTGGCGGATCTGACCCGGCCGCCCGGGGTGGAAGACGGAGGTCAGCCGACCGCGTCCCGTACCGCGTTGTAG